Proteins encoded within one genomic window of Megalopta genalis isolate 19385.01 chromosome 10, iyMegGena1_principal, whole genome shotgun sequence:
- the Fip1 gene encoding factor interacting with poly(A) polymerase 1 yields the protein MADENEDQWLYGDSTDGKEYTPVSVPPESQENDSAPVATEEKSENLEDQKAEPTPDPASEAPEETEPQEEESPSADNTQNDNNADVTKNGVREPSSQEDGEAASDSDSDDDVHVVIGDIKSTPAYGSLNIKRGGLLTNASGVPDKLNKQPGKFSIDEFETIGVINGMPAHEFNLDQLEDKPWRQPGADITDYFNYGFNEETWRAYCERQKRMRSESGVGLILNAGGGGGGNAGSMRVPQVAITNDNSKYSGIMGPKRAGPPPGRKMAGTIDVIGSSGLASRRNLDKSPPKGNVIQVMTADRREYSRKPGFPDMSVPPPGAGMPPAFDMPPPGYPGELAPFYMPETDPYYQSYEPTQDNQWGTDPTWQPTNLAIPMTEGEDDKDTGPKTIPTMVPPTNIPPLIPPRDSRDRERDRERERDRDRELDSMGRDRERDKDRERDREREKDSMIRERDRERDSMSRDEERDRDRSRSQYRHKERHRHRSRSRSRRHKSRSRSPSRRKKKSRRSERERSKEESE from the exons ATGGCGGACGAGAATGAGGATCAATGGTTGTACGGAGACTCTACAGATGGAAAGGAATACACACCGGTATCCGTGCCACCGGAGAGTCAGGAAAATGATTCAGCACCCGTTGCAACCGAGGAAAAGTCTGAAAATTTGGAGGATCAAAAGGCCGAACCTACTCCTGATCCAGCGTCAGAG GCACCTGAAGAAACAGAACCACAAGAAGAAGAATCTCCTTCAGCTGACAATACACAAAACGATAATAACGCAGACGTAACCAAAAATGGTGTCAGAGAACCATCCAGTCAAGAGGATGGCGAAGCAGCCAGTGACTCAGATTCTGACGACGATGTCCATGTTGTCATTGGTGACATCAAATCCACCCCTGCTTATGGTAGCCTTAACATTAAAAGGGGAGGATTGCTCACGAACGCGTCTGGAGTACCAGACAAATTAAACAAGCAGCCCGGAAAGTTCAGTATAGACGAATTCGAGACAATAGGTGTCATCAATGGCATGCCCGCTCATGAATTCAACTTAGATCAATTAGAAGATAAACCTTGGAGACAGCCTGGAGCTGATATTACGGATTATTTTAATTACGGTTTCAACGAGGAAACGTGGAGGGCATATTGTGAAAGACAGAAGAGAATGAGGAGTGAATCGGGTGTAGGTTTAATATTGAACGCGGGAGGAGGTGGTGGTGGAAATGCCGGTAGCATGAGGGTACCTCAGGTGGCAATCACCAATGACAACAGTAAATACTCGGGTATAATGGGGCCTAAGAGGGCAGGACCACCTCCGGGAAGGAAGATGGCAGGAACGATAGATGTAATTGGTAGTTCAGGTCTGGCCTCGAGAAGGAATCTGGACAAATCTCCGCCAAAAGGAAACGTGATACAAGTTATGACTGCAGATAGGAGAGAGTACTCCAGGAAACCAGGTTTTCCAGACATGAGTGTGCCTCCTCCAGGAGCCGGTATGCCACCTGCGTTCGACATGCCTCCTCCCGGATATCCTGGAGAACTCGCTCCCTTCTACATGCCAGAAACGGATCCCTATTATCAGAGCTACGAGCCTACACAGGATAACCAATGGGGCACTGATCCT ACATGGCAGCCCACGAATTTAGCCATTCCAATGACAGAGGGGGAGGATGATAAGGATACCGGTCCTAAGACTATACCTACCATGGTACCACCTACGAATATTCCGCCTTTGATACCTCCCAGGGATTCAAGAGATCGCGAGAgggatcgagagagagaaagagatcgcGATAGAGAACTAGATTCCATGGGAAGGGACAGAGAACGGGACAAGGACAGAGAGCGGGACCGCGAAAGGGAAAAGGATTCCATGATCCGGGAACGAGACAGAGAAAGGGACTCGATGTCgcgagacgaagagagagatCGCGATAGGTCTCGATCCCAGTATCGTCACAAAGAGCG GCATCGACATCGATCGCGATCCCGGTCTCGAAGGCATAAATCTCGATCCAGAAGTCCGAGTCGACGTAAGAAGAAATCACGACGTTCTGAAAGAGAACGTTCCAAGGAAGAAAGCGAATAA